Genomic segment of Actinomycetota bacterium:
CGCCGAGCCGTGCCACGGCCGGATCACCTGCCAGGGCCGCCCGCCCACGGCGGTGGCGAGCGGGGTGGTGGTGTCCACCACGATCCGCCCGGCCGGGATGTGCGGCGCGATGGAGCGGTAGATGTCGGCCTGCCCAGCGTACGGGACAGTGACGAACACCAGCTCCGCCGCCGAGGCCGCCGTCTCGTTGGCGGTCCCGTCCACGGTGGCGCCGCCGCCCAGGATCCCTCTGGCCCGTTCTGCGGCCTGGGCGCCGCGCTCCTCCGACCTCGACCCGATGGTCATGTGGTGCCCCGCCCGAGCCAGCCGGAGCGCCAGGCCGAAGCCCTCGTCGCCCGTGCCGCCGATGACCGCGATGTCCATCGGCGGCGAAGCCTACAGGAACCCCCCTACACTCGCCGGACCGAACGCATGTCCTCCGACACCGTCACCAGCCTCGTTGAGCTCGCCGTGGGCCTGGGCTGCCTGGCCGCAGCGGTGGGCTCGTGGCGCCGGCCGTCGCTACGGTGGGTGGCCGTGCTGCTGGCCGTGGCGGGCCTGGCCGCGGTGGCTCACGCAGTGGTCGCCCTCGCAGCGTAACCGGCTCAGGATCCGACGGTGACGTCGATCCGGGTCACCAGGGGCGCCTCGTACTCGCCAATCCAAATGGAATCGGTGTTCGGCTCGAACGCCGCCGGATCGTGCGCGCCCTCCAGGTCCGCGATGGATCGGAGCCGGACGCACGCGTCGACCTCGCGGGTCAAGACGTTCAAGCCGCAAATGCCGGGTCCGGGAGTCCCGGGGCCGGCGATGAACCACGCTCGCCCATCCGCCACCGCGAACGGGCGGAAGTTGGAGATACCGACAGGCCGGCCCGACAATGCATTGGTCGAGGCGCTGACGAACGCGGCGACGGCTTGGTTCGGTCGCGACGGATCCCACGCGCTCAGCCACACGCCGGCGTCATCGGCAGCGATCAAGATTCCCGCGTTGCTGAAATCGACACTCGCCGCCACCCCGGTGCTCGCGTCGATGTGAAGAAGCGGTCCGAAGCACCTGTTGCCTCCCAGGCAGCGGTGCGTCACCAGCGCCCAGATGGAACCCGTGCCGGCAGCCATGTCGAACGGCGCATCGGAAACGGGAACACGACGGCCGATGGCGAGCGTCGAGGGGTCGATCTGCACGACCGCCCAGTCGCGCTCGCTGGGCTCGCCCTGGATCGCCCACACCCCGGTCGCGTCCACCACGACGGGCCCAGTGACCCCCACCACTCGTCCCGTGACCTCGTTCGTGCCCGCATCGATGCGAAGAAGCCTGTTGCCCTTCCCTTGGACGTAGACCGGCACCCAGGCCGCTCCGTCGCCGACGGCGAGGTTGTACGCGAACCCGTCGATGCGCACCGTGGCAACCACCCGATCACCGGCCGGATCGATATGAACAACCGCGCCCCTCCCGCGATCGTTCTCGGAGGTGGCCACCCAGACCGAGCCGTCCCCGGCCGCAACCGAGTAGGCCAACCCCGCGATGTGGATGCGGTCTGCCACCGTGGCCGTCACCTCGGGGAGTACCACGGAGGGTCCTGGAGGCGATGAGAGCCGAACCGAACCGCCCGTCGGAGCCGGCCTCGGGCCCGGTCCGGCGGTGCACGAGACCGCCAACCAGGTGAGCGCCCAGACGAGCCCGAGCGCAGCTCCTCCTCGCACCCGAGCCGGACCGACCTGATTCGCGTCGCAGTCCCGCATGCGCCCGATACGACTGACCAGACCGGGGAAACGGTCCAATGCCGGCCAGGATTGTCCCCCAGAGGAACCCGTTCGATGGCCCGCAGTCTGTAGCTTGCGGCCATGGGAATCTCTCGCACGGGCCT
This window contains:
- the npdG gene encoding NADPH-dependent F420 reductase — its product is MDIAVIGGTGDEGFGLALRLARAGHHMTIGSRSEERGAQAAERARGILGGGATVDGTANETAASAAELVFVTVPYAGQADIYRSIAPHIPAGRIVVDTTTPLATAVGGRPWQVIRPWHGSAAEQAKALLPKEARLVAGFHTISAEPLQDVERPMDGDVLLCGADPEAKATVGGLVEQIPNLRWVDAGDLSMARIVEPLTALMVSVNRKYKLKDAGVALTGRDAWGTPAGA